TGGCACTCCCGGCAGCGGCCCAAACTACTGCGGCGCTCCCGCCTTTTTATTCTACCTACCACTACACGGGCTACACCGTGTACGACAATACCAACACAGACCCACCCACCGAAGTGCGCGGCGTGGGCGGCTCGCTCACCCTGCGGCCCGACGGCACTTACGAGAAGCACCTGAGCATCGTCACTCCCAGCGGCCCGCACTACTTCAACCAGTCCGGCCGCTTCGTGCTGACCGGCGACAGCATTCGCTTCGCCTTCAGCGACCTGAAGGGAGCCGACGTGCAGCGCGGCACCTTCCAATTCAACCCCGCCAACAAGCACCTTACCCTCACCATTCTGGGCTACCCAACCGGCAATAAAGGGGTGTATGAATTGGTGGCCGTGGATACCAAACCAGTAGCCACGCCGGCGGTGCTGCGCGTCAAAACCGTAAAAAAGCGCAAGCACTAGCCCGGCCTTTGGGTCGCATTTGGCTCCCCCCGCCCCTTCTGGCTAACTTGCGGCCCGTTTCGGCTGCGCTTGTTGGTCAGGCCGCCGCCACGGCATTGTTAATTGCTCATTGCTAATTGTTAATTGACCCCCTATGGGACGCGCATTCGAATTTCGCAAAGGCCGCAAAATGAAGCGGTGGGATAAAATGTCGAAAGACTTTACCCGCATCGGGAAGGAAATTGTGATGGCGGTGAAAGAAAACGGCCCCAACCCCGATACCAACGCCCGCCTGCGCGCCGCCATGCAAAACGCCAAAGGCGTGAACATGCCCAAAGACCGGGTGGAAGCCGCCATCAAGCGCGCCAGCAGCAAGGAGGAAAAAGACTACCAGGAAGTGGTCTACGAGGGCTACCTGCCCCACGGCATTGCGGTAGTTATCGAAACCGCTACCGACAACCCCACCCGCACCGTTTCCAACGTGCGCCTCATTTTCAACCGCAACGAGGGCACGCTGGGCACCGCCGGCTCTTCCGACTACACCTTCACCCGTAAGGGCGTCTTCAAGCTGGCCGCCGAAGGCCTCGACCGCGACGAGCTGGAGCTGGAACTCATTGACTTTGGCGCCGAAGACGTGTACGAAACCGCCGAAGAAGACGAAGCCGGCGCCGAGCACAGGTACATCGTGGTCGAAACGGCCTTCACCGATTTCGGCCAGATGCAGAAAGCCCTCGAAGCCCAGGGCCGCCACGTGGTGAGCGTAAACCTGCAGCGCGTGCCCAACACCACCGTCTCGCTCAACGACGAGCAGCTGGAAGAAGTAATGAACATCATCGAGAAGTTCGAAGACGACGAAGACGTGCAGGCCGTGTACCACACCGTTGGCTAACGCCAGGGTGCCCTGCTATCCTTTCCCAAGAACGTCATGCTGAGCGCAGCCGAAGCATCTCTACCGCAATACTAAATTGAATTAGTTGCGCGGTAGAGATGCTTCGGCTGCGCTCAGCATGACGTTCTTTTTTTGCCTGTAGGCATTCACTTGTAACCATTGCCCCCGCTGCCGCCTATGCCCGTCGCCGAACCTTCTGCTTCAGTAGCCGCGGGCATTTCACCGGGCATGCCGCAGCCCAGCGGCTACTTACCTGCCCTCACCGGCTTGCGCGCCATAGCGGCCTGGCTGGTGTTCTTCAACCACTACCCCCTGGGCCCGGTGCC
This region of Hymenobacter sedentarius genomic DNA includes:
- a CDS encoding YebC/PmpR family DNA-binding transcriptional regulator → MGRAFEFRKGRKMKRWDKMSKDFTRIGKEIVMAVKENGPNPDTNARLRAAMQNAKGVNMPKDRVEAAIKRASSKEEKDYQEVVYEGYLPHGIAVVIETATDNPTRTVSNVRLIFNRNEGTLGTAGSSDYTFTRKGVFKLAAEGLDRDELELELIDFGAEDVYETAEEDEAGAEHRYIVVETAFTDFGQMQKALEAQGRHVVSVNLQRVPNTTVSLNDEQLEEVMNIIEKFEDDEDVQAVYHTVG